The Marinobacter sp. ANT_B65 genome has a segment encoding these proteins:
- a CDS encoding NrdJb has translation MTVKISNKIVGYRVKKADTDAPSEQQAAAKAEPQLQKMNEYIERPDFLVGTTYKIKPPVAEHAMYITINDILLNEGTDHESRQPYEVFINSKSMEHFQWVIALTRVISAVFRKGGDLTFLVEELRSVYDPNGGYFKKGGVFMPSLVAEIGAVIEKHLKAVGLMETEEMSETTKRILAEKRAEFEANNAKATNDDKAGDYPPNATMCSKCNTKAVIVMDGCATCLSCGDSKCG, from the coding sequence ATGACAGTTAAAATCAGCAACAAAATCGTCGGCTACCGGGTTAAGAAAGCCGACACAGACGCGCCCAGCGAACAGCAGGCAGCGGCAAAGGCGGAGCCCCAACTCCAGAAGATGAACGAATACATCGAACGGCCGGATTTTCTGGTGGGCACCACCTATAAAATCAAGCCACCGGTGGCCGAGCACGCGATGTACATCACCATTAACGACATCCTGCTCAACGAAGGCACAGACCACGAAAGCCGGCAGCCATACGAAGTGTTTATCAACTCCAAATCCATGGAGCACTTCCAGTGGGTAATCGCCCTCACCCGCGTAATCTCTGCGGTATTCCGCAAAGGCGGCGACCTGACCTTCCTGGTGGAAGAGCTACGCTCGGTATACGATCCCAACGGCGGCTACTTCAAGAAAGGCGGCGTATTCATGCCCTCACTGGTAGCTGAAATTGGCGCGGTTATCGAGAAGCACCTGAAGGCCGTAGGCCTGATGGAAACCGAGGAAATGAGCGAAACCACCAAACGCATCCTCGCCGAAAAGCGTGCCGAGTTTGAAGCCAACAACGCCAAAGCAACCAACGACGACAAAGCCGGCGACTACCCACCCAACGCCACCATGTGCAGCAAGTGCAACACCAAGGCTGTTATCGTGATGGACGGTTGTGCCACCTGCTTGTCCTGTGGCGACAGCAAGTGCGGTTGA
- a CDS encoding Ada metal-binding domain-containing protein, which translates to MKKYKLLAADGTTVISETPGTLGGNSKARIYGRLDCSAANGALSKGYAQHRVFFANEQDAIESGYRPCGRCMIAQYKDWKTGPQGKDVYPWKSLPK; encoded by the coding sequence ATGAAAAAGTATAAGTTGCTGGCTGCAGATGGAACTACCGTCATTAGCGAAACGCCTGGAACCCTGGGCGGTAACTCTAAAGCCAGAATATATGGTCGCTTGGATTGCTCAGCAGCAAACGGTGCACTCTCGAAAGGTTACGCACAACATCGTGTCTTTTTTGCGAATGAGCAAGATGCTATTGAGTCTGGTTACAGACCGTGCGGGCGGTGCATGATTGCGCAGTATAAAGACTGGAAAACTGGGCCACAGGGTAAGGATGTTTACCCATGGAAGTCGCTGCCCAAGTGA
- a CDS encoding zinc-dependent alcohol dehydrogenase has protein sequence MRALLLKGPHKFGLENVAPPQPSQGEVIIDVEVTGLGGSEVAALQNPGLRPLPNIMGHGLCGVTTAGQRIAVFPLSGCGDCLYCNQGQSQLCNDWNLIGVQRPGGFAEQVSVPESALVHLPASLSWEQASFIEPFANAVNAWERSQPKPTDSVLIVGAGLLGLGLTAMARDQGCGSVFVSDLSPNRLEAALSLGACEVARTFGREFDIVFDTVGTEVARTECINRTKKNGKSVFLGFASQSLSVDFTRMIREQKTFIGSFVFSREQFAKAMELVQGCSSKWVRNVSFSEVEAELMAYENGDFEPIKSVLRPQKSV, from the coding sequence ATGAGAGCTCTCTTGCTTAAGGGCCCGCACAAATTTGGTCTCGAAAATGTCGCTCCACCACAGCCAAGTCAAGGCGAGGTGATCATTGATGTAGAGGTCACAGGGCTTGGTGGCAGCGAAGTAGCGGCACTTCAGAATCCAGGGCTTCGGCCTCTTCCAAACATAATGGGGCATGGGCTGTGCGGCGTAACAACCGCAGGTCAACGAATAGCGGTTTTTCCACTATCAGGTTGTGGGGACTGCCTCTACTGCAACCAAGGCCAATCCCAACTTTGCAACGATTGGAATCTGATTGGTGTTCAAAGACCTGGGGGCTTTGCTGAACAGGTATCGGTTCCAGAGAGCGCTCTCGTTCATCTACCCGCCTCATTAAGCTGGGAGCAAGCGTCGTTCATCGAGCCGTTCGCAAACGCCGTAAATGCGTGGGAGCGCTCTCAACCAAAGCCAACCGACTCAGTACTGATTGTAGGAGCTGGCTTACTGGGTTTAGGTTTAACAGCAATGGCTCGGGATCAGGGCTGCGGATCGGTATTTGTCTCAGATCTATCTCCCAATCGTTTAGAAGCTGCTTTGTCACTTGGCGCTTGCGAGGTAGCTCGGACCTTCGGTCGCGAATTCGACATCGTGTTCGACACTGTTGGCACAGAGGTAGCTCGCACTGAGTGTATTAATCGAACGAAGAAAAATGGAAAAAGCGTTTTCCTTGGCTTTGCTTCGCAATCTTTAAGTGTTGATTTCACACGCATGATTCGAGAGCAAAAAACGTTTATTGGATCGTTTGTTTTTTCGAGGGAGCAGTTCGCGAAAGCAATGGAGCTAGTGCAGGGTTGTAGTTCTAAGTGGGTAAGAAACGTGAGTTTCAGTGAGGTTGAGGCCGAGCTTATGGCATACGAAAATGGCGATTTTGAGCCAATAAAGTCCGTGCTTCGACCGCAAAAATCAGTATAA
- a CDS encoding GFA family protein, whose product MKQTGSCLCGGIQYEINGPLTDVLNCHCSMCRKLHASAFRTRAKVRSSDWXTVKGXELLKFYESSPGEXKGFCSNCGSSLYTKFDAAPEVYGFPLGTLDTDPGVKAERHVYVGSKAPWFNITDDLPQNAEYD is encoded by the coding sequence ATGAAGCAAACAGGTAGTTGTCTCTGCGGGGGTATTCAGTACGAAATCAATGGTCCTCTGACGGATGTTCTGAACTGTCACTGTTCAATGTGCCGGAAGCTTCATGCCTCGGCGTTCAGAACGCGGGCTAAGGTGCGGTCCTCGGATTGGAANACCGTCAAAGGTNAGGAGTTACTGAAGTTCTACGAATCCTCCCCGGGTGAGCANAAAGGCTTTTGCTCAAACTGCGGCTCTAGCCTCTACACTAAATTCGATGCAGCNCCCGAGGTCTATGGTTTCCCACTTGGAACACTTGATACCGACCCGGGAGTTAAAGCGGAGCGCCACGTGTACGTTGGCAGTAAGGCGCCCTGGTTCAATATCACGGACGATCTGCCTCAGAATGCGGAATACGACTGA
- a CDS encoding HNH endonuclease: MSQILQKCHVFNFSESYSYADKVRKAIFEDNFLIDPIDIASDLDNQISRPQKWSLLHDYIDYVVRDDLNFYFRGGGWDYEDVNPVFSMLEAHNIEYTTLEQYIEEHYRDDETGKTIVVTEDHIEQYKYEYAIEYLEDIVLNNLPSLIVPEVFTLLFSDREAMKAFNLKIAGILGTRTARCTYWPKWLERALFCREKGLCAICKSDLTSLHHVNGKLAIDHIIPIALNGVNDPTNLQILCEACNGKKSGHEVVTSNALPVFW, translated from the coding sequence ATGAGCCAAATTCTTCAGAAATGCCATGTTTTCAATTTTAGTGAATCATATTCCTATGCCGACAAGGTTAGGAAAGCAATTTTTGAAGATAACTTTTTGATTGATCCTATTGATATAGCAAGTGATCTAGATAATCAAATATCGAGGCCACAAAAATGGTCACTTTTACATGACTATATTGATTATGTTGTACGCGATGATTTGAATTTTTATTTCCGTGGTGGTGGCTGGGATTACGAAGATGTTAATCCAGTATTTTCCATGCTTGAAGCCCACAATATTGAATATACAACTCTTGAGCAATATATCGAAGAGCACTATCGTGATGACGAAACGGGGAAAACAATAGTAGTAACCGAAGATCATATAGAACAATATAAATACGAATACGCCATAGAATATCTAGAAGACATTGTGTTGAATAATCTACCTTCTTTGATTGTCCCTGAAGTTTTTACATTACTATTTTCCGATCGTGAAGCAATGAAGGCTTTCAATTTAAAAATTGCAGGTATTCTTGGCACAAGAACGGCAAGGTGTACCTATTGGCCCAAATGGCTGGAGCGGGCGCTATTTTGTAGAGAGAAAGGCCTCTGTGCCATATGTAAATCCGATTTAACGTCACTACATCATGTGAACGGAAAGCTTGCGATCGACCACATTATTCCTATCGCCCTCAATGGTGTGAACGATCCAACTAATCTACAAATACTATGCGAAGCCTGCAATGGAAAGAAGAGCGGTCATGAAGTGGTTACTTCGAATGCGTTGCCAGTATTTTGGTAG
- a CDS encoding transposase: MNRKEIDALVGIAPVNPDSGKLNGKRRIRGRRHRVRTVMFMAMLSSDQGTSAFKSFYEYLKA, translated from the coding sequence CTGAACCGCAAAGAGATTGATGCGCTGGTCGGCATTGCCCCCGTCAACCCGGATAGCGGCAAGCTCAATGGCAAACGAAGGATACGGGGAAGGCGTCACAGAGTGCGAACGGTGATGTTCATGGCCATGCTCTCATCTGACCAGGGCACCTCTGCTTTTAAAAGCTTCTATGAGTACCTGAAAGCCTAG
- a CDS encoding type II toxin-antitoxin system Phd/YefM family antitoxin → MTGITATEARSNLYRLIDETAESHQPIVITGKRNKAVLVSEEDWSAIQETLFLLSVPGMRESIREGMDTPVDECDEELDW, encoded by the coding sequence ATGACGGGAATCACAGCAACTGAGGCGCGCAGCAACCTTTATCGGTTAATCGACGAGACCGCTGAGTCCCACCAACCAATCGTCATTACGGGTAAGCGGAACAAGGCGGTTTTGGTATCCGAGGAAGATTGGTCGGCAATTCAGGAAACACTCTTCCTGCTCTCCGTTCCGGGTATGCGTGAGTCTATTCGTGAGGGGATGGACACCCCCGTGGATGAGTGCGATGAGGAGTTGGACTGGTGA
- a CDS encoding Txe/YoeB family addiction module toxin, with protein MTWKLVYTKQAQKDAKKLASSGLKPKAQEPLALIAEDPYRRPPPFEKLIGDLAGAYSRRINILHRLVYQVLEDERVVKVLRLWSHYE; from the coding sequence GTGACATGGAAGTTGGTTTACACTAAGCAAGCCCAAAAAGATGCAAAGAAACTGGCCTCCAGCGGCCTCAAACCAAAAGCCCAGGAACCATTAGCGCTGATAGCGGAAGACCCATACCGCAGGCCGCCACCGTTTGAGAAGCTAATTGGTGATCTTGCGGGAGCCTATTCGCGCCGTATCAATATTCTGCATCGCCTGGTCTACCAAGTGCTCGAAGACGAGCGAGTGGTGAAAGTTCTCAGGCTTTGGAGCCACTACGAATAA